The genomic window GTGGGGGGAATAATTGAAAAGATGTCATCCTGAGGGATAATTTATTGGACAAAAAATCAATAATAATGACAGAGTGCGAGGTGCCGGCGAGGAATCGTCATTGCGAGGAGGCCTTTTCAGCCGACAAAGCAATCTTACAACTATCGCTAGTAGCGAGCGCTTTAAGATTGCTTCGTGCCTCGCAATGACGACCATTCTATTGGAACCTGTCAATGGTAGCGTAGTCGAAGGACAATCTTTTCAATTATTCAATGCATAAGTCTTCGACTACGCTCTCCACAGGAGTCCTTTGGACAGACTGACAACGATTTAATTAGCAAATGGTCCGTGGGAACACGGACCACGGAAATTTGTCATTCTGAATGCAGTGAAGAATCTCTTAATTGGCGGTTGGCTTTGGAGGTTGCATTAAGATTAGCTTCGCTGAGCACTTCGTGGTTCCCGCCTGCGCGGGAATGACGACCTTTTAAACTGAACGATTTAATTAATAAATAGTTCGTGAGGACACGAACCATGGCGGATGGAAGAAATAAAACGGGTTTTAACTTGATAAAAGCCTTAAAAAAATAAAATTGAAAACATGAAAATTGCATTCAAAATGAAACTTAAACCAGGTTTTGAAACAGAATATAAAAAGCGCCATGATGAGATCTGGCCAGCGTTATCTACTTTGTTAAAGGAAAATGGGATCAGCGATTATTCTATCTTTTTAGACGCAGAAACCAATACACTTTTTGCCGTGCAGCAACAAAACGGAAGCTCCTCGCAAGATTTAGGCAGTACCCAGATTGTGCAAAAATGGTGGGCATACATGGCCGATATTATGGAAACCAATGCCGATAATTCTCCAAAAACCTTCCCTTTAGAAATGGTATTCCATTTAGATTAAAAATATGCAATTACAACGATTCTTTTCTGTTCTGCTGCTTAGTACGCTAACTTTTAGTTTGGCCAAAGCACAAAAGCCTGTTAAAAATATCGGTAGTTGGCCTGTTATCGAAAAGCAGATGAAACCCTGGAC from Flavobacterium sp. W4I14 includes these protein-coding regions:
- a CDS encoding L-rhamnose mutarotase (product_source=KO:K03534; cath_funfam=3.30.70.100; cog=COG3254; ko=KO:K03534; pfam=PF05336; superfamily=54909; tigrfam=TIGR02625), with the protein product MKIAFKMKLKPGFETEYKKRHDEIWPALSTLLKENGISDYSIFLDAETNTLFAVQQQNGSSSQDLGSTQIVQKWWAYMADIMETNADNSPKTFPLEMVFHLD